In the Carassius auratus strain Wakin unplaced genomic scaffold, ASM336829v1 scaf_tig00024521, whole genome shotgun sequence genome, one interval contains:
- the LOC113078181 gene encoding LOW QUALITY PROTEIN: frizzled-2-like (The sequence of the model RefSeq protein was modified relative to this genomic sequence to represent the inferred CDS: deleted 1 base in 1 codon): protein MQASGSLCLFLTLMLQCCFVSSGHFQGDSGGIAFPDHGFCQPITIPLCTDIAYNQTIMPNLVGHYNQEDAGLEVHQFYPLVKVQCSPELKFFLCSMYAPVCTVLEKAIPPCRSICERAKHGCEALMNKFGFQWPERLRCEHFPVLGDGHICVGQNDSVATVSPVHMPVPGTPGIQLYSSPDKPFRCPSVLKVPSYLSYKFLGEPDCGAPCESSRTHGAYMFFTDQEIEFARIWILIWSSLCCASTLFTVTTYLVDMQRFKYPERPIIFLSGCYTMVSIAYIAGYFLGDKVVCNESFFPDSYKTIVQGTKKEGCTILFMMLYFFSMASSIWWVILSLTWFLAAGMKWGHEAIEANSQYFHLAAWAVPAVKTISILAMGQIDGDMLSGVCFVGLNNLDPLRGFVLAPLFIYLFIGTSFLLAGFVSLFRIRTIMKHDGTKTEKLERLMVRIGVFSVLYTVPATIVIACFFYEQAFRQHWEKSWISTNCKSLAIPCPMHTAPHMTPDFTVFMIKYLMTLIVGITSGFWIWSGKTLQSWRKFYTRLTSGGQGETTV, encoded by the exons ATGCAGGCGAGTGGAagtttgtgtctgtttttgaCACTGATGTTGCAGTGCTGTTTCGTGTCGTCTGGACATTTTCAGGGGGACAGTGGTGGGATAGCCTTTCCCGACCACGGCTTCTGTCAGCCCATAACCATCCCCCTGTGCACGGACATCGCTTATAATCAAACCATTATGCCTAATCTGGTCGGACACTACAACCAAGAGGATGCTGGGCTGGAGGTCCACCAGTTTTACCCACTGGTCAAGGTACAGTGCTCACCCGAACTCAAGTTCTTCCTGTGCTCCATGTATGCACCAGTGTGCACGGTTTTGGAGAAAGCCATCCCACCGTGCCGCTCCATTTGCGAGAGGGCAAAGCACGGCTGTGAGGCCCTCATGAACAAGTTCGGCTTCCAGTGGCCAGAGCGGCTGAGATGTGAACATTTCCCCGTGCTGGGAGACGGACACATCTGTGTGGGCCAGAACGACTCCGTGGCTACAGTGTCGCCCGTTCACATGCCCGTCCCAGGAACGCCCGGCATTCAGCTGTACTCCTCACCGGACAAACCGTTCCGCTGCCCGTCAGTGCTCAAAGTGCCTTCCTACCTCAGTTATAAGTTCCTGGGCGAGCCGGATTGCGGTGCTCCATGTGAGTCCTCCAGAACACATGGGGCTTATATGTTCTTCACGGACCAGGAGATTGAATTTGCACGGATTTGGATCCTCATCTGGTCCTCCCTCTGCTGTGCATCCACATTATTCACCGTTACCACATATTTAGTGGACATGCAGCGTTTTAAATACCCAGAACGTCCTATTATTTTCTTGTCCGGCTGCTATACCATGGTTTCCATTGCGTATATCGCTGGTTACTTTCTTGGGGACAAAGTCGTGTGCAACGAGAGTTTTTTTCCCGACAGCTATAAAACCATTGTTCAAGGTACGAAGAAAGAAGGGTGTACGATTTTGTTCATGATGCTGTATTTCTTCAGTATGGCGTCTTCGATTTGGTGGGTCATCCTGTCTCTCACCTGGTTCCTGGCGGCTGGGATGAAATGGGGCCATGAGGCTATTGAAGCCAATTCACAGTACTTTCACTTGGCCGCTTGGGCCGTTCCGGCTGTAAAGACTATTAGCATCCTGGCCATGGGGCAAATCGATGGAGACATGTTAAGTGGCGTCTGCTTTGTGGGCCTGAACAATCTGGATCCCTTGAGGGGCTTCGTGTTGGCCCCTCTCTTCATCTACCTCTTCATTGGCACCTCATTCTTGCTGGCCGGCTTCGTGTCCCTGTTTCGCATCCGCACCATCATGAAGCATGACGGCACCAAGACCGAGAAGCTGGAGCGCTTGATGGTCCGTATTGGTGTGTTTTCGGTTCTCTACACCGTCCCGGCCACCATCGTCATCGCTTGCTTTTTTTATGAGCAGGCCTTCAGGCAACACTGGGAGAAGAGCTGGATCAGTACGAACTGCAAGAGCCTGGCTATCCCCTGCCCCATGCATACTGCTCCTCACATGACCCCCGACTTCACCGTCTTCATGATCAAGTACCTCATGACTCTCATTGTAGGGATCACTTCGGGATTCTGGATCTGGTCGGGGAAGACGCTGCAATCTTGG AGGAAATTCTACACACGATTGACCAGTGGCGGACAAGGGGAGACCACCGTTTGA